Within the Mauremys reevesii isolate NIE-2019 linkage group 2, ASM1616193v1, whole genome shotgun sequence genome, the region TCAGGAGTTCAGGGAGCATGGGACCAGCCCCGACACCGAAcattgtcccaatctagagagACACTGACAAGTTGTGATCTGCAGGATACAGGCATTGTCCTGGGGGAAAcaatccccttctaaagctctgtgaTCAATGACTTGGATATTCCAGCCTGTACACAATGTCTcagccccctggggctggggacgGGGGGGTGTCATTTGCACAACACGTGCACCTGCCCATTGATCCTGagctgcctccttcccccacagcACATTAACTACTGGATCGTGTCCAGGGTGTtgcaggagagagccagggccactAGGAGCAGCACGGCCCTGCTCAGATTCACCATCACCCTTCCTGTGTTTGatgtaagtgacctctgaccccagcttcctgactccaggcgtAGGCGGGCTGGCTCCAACtggctgtaggatctgctgctgcaggggctgtgggttaggagtgttcctcttggggaggcagagccaGAGCAGAGAATGAGCttggcttgagtcaagttctttCTTTCCTGGTTAAGTGGTGACCCTGGGCCTTTAAGAGGACCAtgctccagtccctgctgcagccaggtTCGTGTCTGGCCTTGGGTCCCTTCTTGGCATCCTGGAGCAGCACCAGATTCTCTTGGCAGCAGAAAAAATGAAGGAGCTAGCTCTagctcctcttcccccagcatctcctgcagaacggctgaggggaaggagagtcctggcccaggggggactgggagcaaataggaaaatgctgatggagttccctctccctctcccttccattagaaCTCCGCAGAATTCCCCAGGCTGGGTCACTATGTGGCACACCTGGCTCTGTTCATCAGTGACCCAGGCGAGGACCtcagccggcaggccagggagggggtttactggctctaccagctgctgctgcaccagaggggtaaggaacccaGCTGGGAAATGGCACCCGACAGAAGAGTGAgactgggaccccagccaatttcTCTCAGACTGACCCCGGCTGGAGGATGAGTCTCTGTCAGTCTCTTTCTCTGTtctacacccctcccctgcaattCTGTTGGGCCAGGCACGCAGCGAGGACTCTGCCCACTgtgcagccaccaatgggattggaaggacacaggCACTGCAACCAGAATGCAAAATGCATGTGTGTCTTTCCCAGGGCTGACCATCCATGAGACCAAAGACCTGGCACCAGGACAGCTGGCTCCTGGGCTACAGGAACACGGCCAGTGTGCGGGAGGTAAGGACACTCTGCCAGGGCATGAGACAGCTCAGGAAGTGGGGCTGGCTGAGTTCCCTGCAGTGGATGCCTCCTGGAGACAGGATAAGAGCCCACTCCTTATTTACAGCTCAGAGTTCCTCATCCAGCACCCAGTGGGAGAGGCTAGTACTAAAGGTCCCACATTGGTACCTCGCTAATTGCCGTGATTTGTGTGTCTGACATGGATCCATTTCTACGTGGCATAAGGAGAATCCCCGGGTGGATGAGTTAATATAGGATTATGGCTCTGGGTGTTTCTCCACTCCTTGTCCCCGTGGCTGATACCCAAGTTTCTGAGAGGAGAGCACTGGGTCAGTCAGTCACTATTGCTTGACCAGACCCTTGTTAGATTCCCTGCGCCCTGAAGAAGGAGAGAAATGAGGTGGGATTTGCCCAGTGCCATTGCCATCAGGAAGCAGATAGCCCCAACCTGGGAACTGGGTATACAGCACCTCTCTTACCCTCCCACTTTGCCACTAGAGGGTGATGCCATTCTACCTCCAGTActtggagcctggttctgggcAATCTGCTAAAGCCTCATgtcctgttggttttaggtctttggcAAGTTCTTCTCACAGGGGCAGAGAAGATTCTTCCTCTGGACGGAGGGCAGTGCTGGCCATCCACGATCTCCTACTGTGTGTCAGCTAGGCTGGGCTGCTCCTCGCCTACTCCCTCCTGGTGGAAGCCCAGGGGACAAGGTAAGCAGCTGCATTAGACTCAGGAgattggggcagggcccagggcctcaTTGCCATCCTATCGCCATTCACCGGCCTGGCAGCAAGGAGCCTGGTGGGGAAAGAGAGTGAGAGCAGGTGCTACTGGGAAGGGAGATGAATTCACCTCCATGAGCAGGGGGGAACCAGCTTGTCCCCTGAGCAGCTTCAACCCAGCTCTTTAGCAAGGATCATTAATTACAACTTTTACCTCCTCATGGACTTCTGTTCTTAGGACACAGTGCTATCCTATCACTCTGGGAAGGGCAGGAGTGTCCCCTAAGTGTCCTCTGTGAGCCtttcctgcctgccccacagagctgcaccCAGTTCCTCATGGCCTGGTGTCCATGTTACCCAAGCCACCATCCAGTGTTGGCGACTGACCAGGCAGTTCTGAGGCACATGGGCGGGGGGAAGCTTGTCCCactgctggcagggctggacccACTCTAGAGAGAACGGGAGGATTCAGTCAGTAGGGGCTGCCGACCTGACGcattcaccagggctgccatcctgCGGTTTCAGTGTTAGTCACTGGGGTGACTTGGAGAAAGGTCTCACCACCCCACATCCCACTTCACTGCTGCCAGaatccttcctgccccccccgctagagccccctccctgccctacctaggtgggggtggaggagagggttctGAGAACTTGAGCTGTGTGTCCCCAGGTGCattggaggtggaacagctgtcaggggcaTTGAGGGGGAGGTGGCAGGAGTTAGCCCTGCAAGGAGGGGGGTtggcactggaggtcactagaGAGAACAACAAGACTCCATCCTGGGGCTCAGGAGGATGGATCCACCCCTCAGACGTGGGCAGCTGCTGAGTGGAAATGCtgctggttccaggtgcccttaatccTCCCTGATTCCTGAGGAGTGTCTGAGTCTTTGACAGGTTCTCATTCCCTTGCAGCAGGAGGATGTCACAGCCAACGTGATGTGCCAGCTCCGCATtatccagcacttgcaccaggtgcCTGGGGTGCTGCAAGGGCTGTGCCTCATCTGATGCCCTTAAAGGTTTCCCACCCATATTCAGCAActcccgctccctgctgcaggtactgctcaGTCTCACTGTAAATGGGAGGatagtggaaggggaaatggagccccCTAACACTGCCAGaaattctctcccctctctgtggacCAGGGTCCTTCCCTCTTTCCCCAAACGTCCTTCATCTGGGGCAtgagctcttcccctcactcccattccctgcccctcttTCCTTGGTCTGTCACCCATCCcattccccctgctcccaggcagagctctccctgccccatatgGTGCAGAAGGGCCTTTGTGTTAGGGCTACAGCATGTCTGCCCAACTGAAGCTCAGAAAGCtccacatctgaagaagtgaggatgggacagaggctcagggctagctTCACCTCCTGTCCTTTATTCTACCTGTGGTCCTTCTATgggctctcagggtatgtctacactacgggattactccgattttacagaaatcgatttttggaaacagattatataaagttgagtgcatgcggccacactaagcacattaattcggtggtgtgcgtccatagtaccaaggctagcgtcgacttccggagcgctgcactgtgggtagctatcccatagctatctcATAGTTCCTGCGGTCTCCACTgcctattggaattctgggttgagatcctaatgcctgatggggcaaaaaacattgtcgcaggtggttctgggtacatgtcgtcagacctccctccccctccctccccccgtgaaagcaacggcagacaactgttttgtgcctttttcctgggttacctgtgcggctgccataccacggcaagcatggagcccactcagctcaacgcagcagacatgaacattgtaaacaccacgcgcattatcgtgcagtttatgctgaaccagaacctgcaaaaccaggcgaggaggaggcggcagcgCAGTGACAAGAGTGataaggacatggacacagaattctctcaaaccacgggccccGGTGCcttggagatcatggtgttaatggggcaggttcatgccatggaacgctgattctgggcccaggaaacaagcacagactggtgggatcgcatagtattgcaggtgtgggacgattcccagtggctgcaaaactttcgtatgcatagggccactttcatggaactttgacttgctttcccctgccctgaatcgcaaagacaccaaaacgagagcagccctcacagttgagaagcgcgtggcgatagctctgtggaagcttgcaatgccagacaattaccggtcagtcaggaatcaatttggagtgggcaaatctattgtgggggctgctgtgatgcaagtagccaaagcaatcactgagctgctgctaccaaaagtagtgactctgggacatgtgcaggtcatattggatgtctttgctgcaatgggattccctaactctggtggggcaatagatggaacccatatccctatcttgacaccagggcagccagtataTAAACcccaaggggtacttttcaatggtgctgcaagcactggtggatcacaaagaACGTTTccccaacatcaacgtgggatggccaggaagggttcatgacgctcgcgtcttcaggaacactaatctgtttaaatggttgcagcaagggatttacttcccagaccagaaaataaccgttgaggatgttgaaatgcctatagttatccttggggacccagcctcccccttaatgccatggctcatgaagccatacacaggcagcctggacagtagtcaggagctgttcaactacaggctgagcaagtgcagaatggtggtagaatgtgcatttggacatttaaagggacactggtgcacgttactgactcgctcagacctcagccaaaccaatatccccattgttattgctgcttgctgtgtgctccacaatctctgtgagaataagggggagatgtttatggtggggtgggaggctgaggcaaatcacctggccgctgattacgcgcagccagacaccagggcgattagaagagcacaccaggaagcgctgcgcatcagagaagctttgaaaaccagtttcatgactggccaggctacagtgtgaaagttctgtttgtttctccttgatgaaaacatgcccccttgattgactcattccctgtaagccacccactctcccccctttgatcacagcttgctttcaaaggaaataaagtcactatcatttaaaaaacatgtattcattattaattgattataaaaggagagagaaaactgaCAAGGTagcagggccgccggggggggggcaagtggggcaatttgccccaggccctgggccccgcaggagcccccataagagttttttggggcccctggagcggggtccttcactcactccgggggtcccggaaaactctcgcagggcccgggcctccggagcttcttctgctccgggtcttcagtggcaatttggcagcagagGGTCCTTTTGCcctgggacccactgccgaagtgctgggtctttggcggcaattcggcagcgggggctcctgaatcctctgggcagccctgcaaggtagcctgggtggggtgtgggaggagggaaggaaggaaaagaccacttcaaaacttgttgaatgacagcattttgcttgggctgtccactgaggtggagtggcagggtgcacggagcc harbors:
- the LOC120398755 gene encoding uncharacterized protein LOC120398755 isoform X1 — encoded protein: MFLHAIHPVCLTAQQRWQDTLEPHCCKATVMERIVHHETCPGVIAGDTPPVSCPACCLHPGHREGHITQVQALHKVMPELLDAMLGNLLAESPETDRLHYIFEHINYWIVSRVLQERARATRSSTALLRFTITLPVFDNSAEFPRLGHYVAHLALFISDPGEDLSRQAREGVYWLYQLLLHQRGLTIHETKDLAPGQLAPGLQEHGQCAGGLWQVLLTGAEKILPLDGGQCWPSTISYCVSARLGCSSPTPSWWKPRGQAGGCHSQRDVPAPHYPALAPGAWGAARAVPHLMPLKVSHPYSATPAPCCRYCSVSL
- the LOC120398755 gene encoding uncharacterized protein LOC120398755 isoform X2: MFLHAIHPVCLTAQQRWQDTLEPHCCKATVMERIVHHETCPGVIAGDTPPVSCPACCLHPGHREGHITQVQALHKVMPELLDAMLGNLLAESPETDRLHYIFEHINYWIVSRVLQERARATRSSTALLRFTITLPVFDNSAEFPRLGHYVAHLALFISDPGEDLSRQAREGVYWLYQLLLHQRGLTIHETKDLAPGQLAPGLQEHGQCAGGLWQVLLTGAEKILPLDGGQCWPSTISYCVSARLGCSSPTPSWWKPRGQAGGCHSQRDVPAPHYPALAPGAWGAARAVPHLMPLKVSHPYSATPAPCCRLP
- the LOC120398755 gene encoding uncharacterized protein LOC120398755 isoform X3 yields the protein MFLHAIHPVCLTAQQRWQDTLEPHCCKATVMERIVHHETCPGVIAGDTPPVSCPACCLHPGHREGHITQVQALHKVMPELLDAMLGNLLAESPETDRLHYIFENSAEFPRLGHYVAHLALFISDPGEDLSRQAREGVYWLYQLLLHQRGLTIHETKDLAPGQLAPGLQEHGQCAGGLWQVLLTGAEKILPLDGGQCWPSTISYCVSARLGCSSPTPSWWKPRGQAGGCHSQRDVPAPHYPALAPGAWGAARAVPHLMPLKVSHPYSATPAPCCRYCSVSL